A genomic region of Anaerolineales bacterium contains the following coding sequences:
- a CDS encoding 3'-5' exonuclease, translated as MQAAPVYICVDVESAGPNPASYALLSIGAALVEDPARSFYVELQPDKPGQTQEAAQIHQLDWAHLVAHGRPAQHALQDFVAWVQAQCGERPPVFVAFNAPFDWMFVNDYLHYYLGSNPFGHRALDIKAVYFGLRGVAWDATSFQAVSAAYGYTDTLQHNAEQDARQGAQLFAAILQEIEERHGQPNESGSATHY; from the coding sequence ATGCAGGCCGCCCCCGTGTATATCTGTGTCGATGTGGAAAGCGCCGGGCCCAATCCTGCCAGCTACGCCTTGCTATCGATCGGCGCCGCGCTGGTGGAAGACCCGGCGCGTTCCTTTTATGTTGAATTGCAGCCTGACAAACCCGGGCAGACGCAAGAAGCGGCGCAGATACACCAGCTCGATTGGGCGCACTTGGTTGCACACGGCCGGCCAGCGCAGCACGCCCTGCAGGATTTTGTGGCCTGGGTGCAGGCGCAATGTGGCGAACGGCCGCCGGTTTTTGTGGCCTTCAATGCGCCCTTCGATTGGATGTTCGTCAATGATTATTTGCACTACTATCTAGGCAGCAACCCCTTTGGGCACCGCGCCCTGGATATCAAGGCGGTGTACTTTGGCTTGCGCGGCGTGGCCTGGGATGCCACCAGCTTTCAGGCAGTCAGCGCCGCCTATGGCTATACCGATACACTGCAACACAATGCTGAGCAAGATGCCCGCCAGGGGGCCCAGTTGTTTGCCGCGATACTGCAGGAAATTGAGGAGCGCCATGGACAGCCAAACGAATCAGGATCTGCAACGCATTATTGA
- a CDS encoding flippase-like domain-containing protein, which translates to MSKAKSTFRWQFWLGIGISVLFLYLVLRNMHFGDFWQQVRQANYVWLLPGIGVYFLAVWARAWRWHYLLRPLKSVPTRTMFPIVAIGYMGNNVYPARAGEVLRAVILKRKEGVAVSASLATIIVERIFDGVVMLAFIFVNLGELAEMGGGLVAGLSIQQLAVWGSLLFVGALAVFLLAAMFPSASQRLLAWLTARLVPARFRGRVLEVGNRFLGGLEALRSPVEVIMVFISSLVIWLLETGKYWFVMHAFNFEVSFFALMLMNGVVNLATTIPSAPGYIGTFDAPGIAILEAYGVPKEVATSYTFVLHIALWLPITLLGAYYLAREGIKWGEVPATESA; encoded by the coding sequence ATGAGCAAAGCAAAATCTACATTTCGTTGGCAATTCTGGCTGGGCATCGGCATCAGTGTGCTGTTCCTGTATCTGGTGCTGCGCAACATGCACTTTGGCGACTTTTGGCAGCAGGTGCGCCAGGCCAACTACGTGTGGCTACTGCCGGGTATCGGCGTGTATTTTCTGGCGGTGTGGGCGCGCGCTTGGCGTTGGCATTACTTGCTGCGCCCGCTGAAGTCTGTACCCACACGCACCATGTTCCCCATCGTCGCCATCGGCTACATGGGCAACAACGTCTATCCCGCCCGCGCTGGCGAAGTGTTGCGCGCTGTGATCCTTAAGCGCAAAGAAGGGGTGGCCGTATCTGCGTCACTCGCCACCATCATCGTCGAGCGTATTTTTGACGGCGTGGTCATGCTGGCGTTTATCTTTGTCAATCTTGGCGAGCTGGCCGAGATGGGCGGCGGCTTGGTGGCCGGCCTCAGCATTCAACAACTTGCCGTGTGGGGGAGCCTGCTGTTCGTCGGCGCGCTGGCCGTCTTCCTGCTGGCGGCGATGTTTCCGAGCGCCAGCCAGCGCCTGCTGGCCTGGCTCACCGCGCGGCTGGTGCCGGCGCGTTTCCGTGGCCGCGTGTTGGAGGTGGGCAACCGCTTCCTCGGCGGGCTGGAAGCGCTGCGCTCGCCCGTTGAAGTCATCATGGTGTTCATCAGCTCATTGGTGATCTGGCTGCTGGAGACGGGCAAGTATTGGTTCGTGATGCACGCCTTTAACTTTGAGGTGAGCTTCTTTGCACTCATGCTGATGAACGGCGTTGTCAATCTGGCTACCACGATCCCCTCGGCGCCTGGCTACATCGGCACCTTTGATGCGCCCGGCATTGCCATCCTCGAAGCGTATGGCGTGCCGAAAGAAGTCGCCACCAGCTATACCTTTGTGCTGCATATTGCGCTATGGCTGCCGATCACCTTGCTGGGCGCCTATTACCTGGCTAGAGAGGGCATCAAATGGGGCGAAGTGCCCGCGACGGAGAGCGCATGA
- a CDS encoding SCO1664 family protein, which yields MQTGELTLEGQFTWGSNYTFLVRVGAELEAVYKPVKGEQPLWDFPPETLAGREVAAYLLSEALGWALVPPTVLRADGPFGPGSLQLRVAHDPELHYFTFEDAVRQQLRPAAVFDLLANNADRKGGHVLLGEDGHLWLIDHGICFHEEPKLRTVIWDFAGEPIPAELLEPVRQLQPALAAGGQLLSQLAAYLSPAELEALRQRAAALLAAPHFPQPPEDERYMPWPPV from the coding sequence TTGCAGACGGGGGAGCTGACGCTGGAGGGCCAGTTCACCTGGGGCTCTAACTACACCTTCCTGGTGCGCGTAGGCGCCGAGCTCGAAGCCGTCTACAAGCCGGTGAAGGGTGAGCAGCCCTTGTGGGATTTCCCGCCAGAGACGCTGGCGGGCCGCGAGGTGGCTGCCTACCTGCTCAGCGAGGCGCTGGGCTGGGCGCTGGTTCCGCCCACCGTGCTGCGCGCCGATGGCCCCTTTGGCCCCGGCTCCTTGCAGTTGCGCGTCGCTCATGACCCTGAGTTGCATTACTTCACATTCGAAGATGCTGTGCGCCAGCAACTGCGCCCAGCGGCCGTGTTTGATTTGCTCGCCAATAATGCGGACCGCAAGGGTGGGCATGTTCTGCTGGGGGAGGATGGGCATCTGTGGTTGATCGATCACGGTATCTGTTTCCACGAAGAGCCCAAGCTGCGCACCGTGATTTGGGATTTTGCCGGGGAGCCGATCCCTGCAGAGTTACTGGAACCCGTGCGCCAGTTGCAGCCCGCGTTGGCCGCGGGCGGCCAGCTGCTCAGCCAGCTGGCCGCCTACCTCAGCCCAGCCGAGCTGGAGGCCTTACGCCAGCGCGCCGCGGCACTGCTGGCCGCACCCCACTTCCCGCAGCCACCCGAGGATGAGCGCTACATGCCCTGGCCGCCGGTCTAG
- a CDS encoding SRPBCC domain-containing protein — MDEEIRLQVTVATTPQEVWTLWTTEEGICSFFAPACKVDLRPGGAYEIYFDLEQPPGLRGGEEMVFLALEQPSMLSFTWNAPPALAEVRNQRTQVVIRIDAVDAGHTRVRLVDHGFGTGGQWPERVAYFRRAWGQIVLPLLAYRVENGPIDWDNYPDFSNYVERVSSY, encoded by the coding sequence ATGGACGAAGAAATACGGCTACAAGTAACTGTCGCTACAACTCCGCAAGAGGTTTGGACCCTGTGGACAACCGAAGAGGGCATATGCTCCTTCTTCGCTCCCGCCTGCAAGGTGGACTTGCGCCCCGGTGGTGCATATGAAATCTACTTTGACCTAGAGCAGCCGCCCGGGCTGCGTGGCGGCGAGGAAATGGTGTTTCTGGCCCTGGAGCAACCCAGTATGCTTTCCTTTACATGGAACGCTCCGCCCGCGTTGGCGGAAGTGCGCAATCAGCGTACGCAAGTTGTCATCCGCATCGATGCAGTAGACGCTGGACACACCCGAGTGCGCCTTGTAGATCATGGTTTTGGTACGGGTGGGCAATGGCCTGAGCGCGTGGCCTACTTCCGCCGTGCGTGGGGGCAGATCGTTCTGCCGCTATTGGCCTACCGAGTTGAAAATGGCCCTATCGACTGGGACAACTATCCTGACTTCAGTAATTACGTTGAGCGCGTTAGTTCCTATTGA
- a CDS encoding glucosyl-3-phosphoglycerate synthase, which yields MKAIRKSDLLRSIVLPVFSGSAAELPASLARLLPGEPLQWLGIVRVSPDESLSTATAAVRQLREQMRSLPGAQPPLPTLVAYNPWQELLRWVLDEKPDLLILEWPHALEQLGVSLDTLLQELPCNLALVRGPLPRKLSKILVALRGGPFAELALRLALTLARGSGARVQSLHVRSTRTPAQPAARRVIAQREAAFRGLQQVLQNLPEVEQRHSASSDPAGAIIQASRRSSLTLLGVAAHLPASGHSFGRTVQRVLAESAGSVILVRSSQPVPKGRLTERAGQRAISVLVDKWFAENTYHADEFANLKQLVALKEQQGLTVSLAMPSLNEEATVGKVIRTVQRALMQRVPLVDELVLIDSGSTDRTRAIAEELGVPVHVHQDLLPEYGARSGKGEALWKSLYATRGDIVAWIDTDIVNIHPRFVYGLLGPLLVNPQLQFVKGFYRRPLRRGRHLSAGEGGRVTELTARPLLNLFYPELSGVVQPLSGEYGGRRVALEKLTFYSGYGVETGLLIDVLEKFGLSAIGQSDLMERIHHNQSLEALSMMSFAIIQVVIHKLERRKGLELLEDVNKTMKLIRYTGERYALDVQEINEQSRPPMLSLPEYKRAASRLRKSGH from the coding sequence ATGAAAGCCATTCGAAAATCGGATCTGTTGCGCTCGATCGTGCTGCCTGTGTTTTCCGGCAGCGCTGCCGAGCTGCCGGCCAGCCTGGCGCGCTTGCTACCCGGCGAGCCGCTGCAGTGGCTCGGTATCGTGCGCGTCAGCCCAGACGAATCGCTCAGCACAGCCACCGCCGCCGTACGCCAACTGCGCGAGCAGATGCGCAGCCTGCCGGGTGCTCAGCCGCCGCTCCCCACCCTGGTGGCGTACAATCCTTGGCAAGAGCTTCTGCGCTGGGTGTTGGATGAAAAGCCTGATCTGCTGATCCTGGAGTGGCCGCACGCGCTGGAGCAACTGGGCGTTTCTTTGGATACGCTGCTACAAGAGCTGCCCTGCAACCTGGCGCTGGTGCGCGGCCCGCTGCCGCGCAAGCTCAGCAAGATTCTGGTGGCGCTGCGCGGCGGGCCATTTGCCGAACTGGCGCTACGCCTGGCGCTCACCCTGGCGCGCGGCAGCGGCGCCCGCGTGCAATCGCTGCACGTGCGCTCCACGCGCACACCCGCCCAGCCGGCCGCGCGGCGCGTGATCGCCCAGCGCGAGGCCGCCTTCCGCGGTTTGCAGCAAGTATTGCAAAACTTGCCTGAGGTAGAGCAACGCCACAGCGCAAGCAGCGACCCGGCCGGTGCGATCATCCAGGCTTCACGGCGCAGCAGCCTGACGCTGCTGGGTGTGGCCGCGCACCTGCCGGCCAGCGGCCACTCGTTTGGCCGCACCGTGCAACGCGTGCTGGCTGAAAGCGCCGGCAGTGTGATCCTGGTGCGCTCCAGCCAGCCGGTGCCCAAGGGGCGCCTCACTGAGCGCGCCGGCCAAAGAGCCATCTCGGTACTGGTGGATAAATGGTTCGCGGAGAATACCTACCACGCGGATGAGTTTGCCAATCTCAAACAACTCGTGGCGCTCAAAGAGCAGCAGGGGCTGACGGTCAGCCTGGCGATGCCCTCATTGAATGAAGAAGCCACCGTGGGCAAAGTGATCCGCACGGTGCAGCGCGCCCTGATGCAGCGCGTGCCGCTGGTGGACGAGCTGGTCCTGATCGACTCCGGTTCCACCGATCGCACCCGCGCCATCGCCGAGGAGTTGGGGGTGCCGGTGCATGTGCACCAGGACTTGCTGCCGGAGTACGGCGCCCGCAGTGGCAAAGGCGAAGCGCTGTGGAAGAGCTTGTACGCCACCCGCGGCGACATTGTGGCCTGGATCGATACGGATATCGTCAACATCCATCCGCGGTTTGTCTACGGCCTGCTCGGCCCGCTGCTGGTCAATCCTCAACTGCAATTCGTCAAAGGTTTTTATCGGCGGCCACTACGGCGGGGGCGCCACCTGAGTGCCGGGGAAGGTGGCCGGGTGACCGAGCTTACCGCGCGCCCCTTGCTTAATCTGTTCTATCCAGAACTCTCCGGAGTGGTACAGCCGCTCTCGGGCGAATATGGTGGCCGCCGCGTCGCGCTGGAGAAGCTGACGTTTTACTCAGGCTATGGAGTGGAAACAGGCCTGCTGATCGATGTGCTGGAGAAGTTCGGCCTCTCGGCGATTGGCCAGAGCGATTTAATGGAGCGCATCCACCACAATCAAAGCCTGGAAGCGCTGAGCATGATGTCTTTCGCCATCATCCAGGTGGTGATCCACAAGCTTGAGCGCCGCAAAGGGCTGGAGCTGCTGGAGGATGTGAACAAGACGATGAAGCTGATTCGCTACACCGGCGAACGCTACGCCCTGGACGTACAGGAGATCAACGAACAGTCGCGCCCGCCGATGCTCTCCCTGCCCGAATACAAGCGCGCCGCCAGCCGCCTGCGCAAGAGCGGGCACTAG
- a CDS encoding AAA family ATPase yields MDLFDHALKERLASESPLAARMRPRNLDEYIGQDDILGEGRLLRRAIAADRLFSSILLWGPPGSGKTTLAMVIANHTQSYFVTLSAVMTGKADLVAVIEEARERRRLHSVRTILFVDEVHRWNKAQQDALLPHVENGTITLIGATTENPYFEVNGALVSRSRVFQLRPLSDEDVRRVLEQALQDPERGYGTRKVMFDEEAAQHLIHVAGGDARNALNALELAVESTPAVDGVVHVTLAVAQESIQRRAVLYDKDGDAHYDTISAFIKSVRGSDPDAALYWLAKMLYAGEDPRFIFRRLLILAGEDIGMGDPMGMVVANAAAQAFDYIGLPEGIFPLVHAVIYLSTAPKSNSSLGYFSAYQKIEADGMVEVPDPLKDKNRDGKALGHGQGYVYPHDAPDHFAPQQYLPTGVLGTYFYTPSDQGYEAEVKERLARWREAQRKALGITRSEEVPTPSKETADTLKSRHKAGGNH; encoded by the coding sequence ATGGATTTGTTCGACCACGCGCTCAAGGAGCGCCTAGCTAGCGAAAGTCCGCTGGCTGCCCGTATGCGCCCACGCAATCTGGACGAGTACATCGGCCAGGATGACATCTTGGGTGAGGGGCGGCTGCTGCGCCGCGCCATCGCCGCGGACCGGCTGTTCTCCTCGATTCTGCTGTGGGGGCCGCCAGGCTCGGGCAAGACCACGTTGGCGATGGTGATCGCCAACCACACCCAGTCGTACTTCGTTACCCTCTCAGCGGTGATGACTGGCAAGGCCGATTTGGTAGCGGTTATCGAAGAAGCGCGCGAACGCCGCCGTTTGCATAGTGTTCGTACGATCCTATTTGTGGATGAGGTGCATCGCTGGAACAAAGCCCAGCAAGATGCCCTGCTGCCGCATGTCGAGAACGGCACGATCACGCTGATCGGCGCCACCACCGAGAATCCCTACTTTGAGGTCAACGGGGCGCTGGTTTCGCGCTCGCGCGTCTTCCAACTGCGCCCCCTCTCCGATGAGGATGTGCGCCGCGTGCTGGAACAGGCACTGCAAGACCCTGAGCGCGGCTACGGCACGCGCAAAGTCATGTTTGATGAGGAGGCGGCGCAGCACCTGATCCATGTTGCCGGCGGTGACGCGCGCAATGCGCTCAACGCGCTGGAACTAGCGGTGGAATCCACCCCTGCCGTGGATGGTGTCGTTCACGTCACACTCGCCGTGGCACAAGAGTCGATCCAGCGCCGCGCTGTCTTATACGACAAAGACGGCGACGCTCACTATGACACCATCTCTGCCTTCATCAAGTCTGTGCGCGGTTCCGACCCCGACGCGGCGCTCTATTGGCTGGCCAAGATGCTCTACGCAGGCGAGGACCCGCGCTTCATCTTTCGCCGTTTGCTGATTTTGGCCGGCGAGGATATTGGCATGGGTGACCCGATGGGTATGGTGGTGGCCAACGCCGCCGCTCAGGCCTTCGATTACATCGGCTTGCCTGAGGGCATCTTCCCGCTCGTGCACGCGGTGATCTACCTCTCCACCGCGCCCAAGTCCAACAGCAGCTTGGGCTATTTCTCGGCCTATCAGAAGATCGAGGCCGATGGCATGGTGGAAGTGCCCGACCCGCTCAAAGATAAAAACCGCGATGGCAAAGCTCTTGGCCACGGCCAGGGCTACGTCTACCCGCATGATGCGCCTGACCATTTTGCCCCGCAGCAATACTTGCCCACGGGTGTGCTTGGTACGTATTTCTACACCCCGTCTGACCAGGGGTACGAGGCTGAAGTCAAAGAACGGCTGGCGCGTTGGCGTGAAGCCCAGCGTAAGGCGCTTGGCATCACGCGCAGCGAAGAAGTGCCCACGCCTAGCAAAGAGACGGCAGATACATTGAAGTCTCGCCACAAAGCCGGAGGAAACCACTAA
- a CDS encoding DUF3090 domain-containing protein: MSRTIELRPVDHITTDAIGPAGQRVFYIQAWKEERIVAAIVEKVQVQSLAVAIEQFLAELNTQHADLPNASADFDEDLMHIHPPVDALFRAAEIGLGYDPEQDLVAVELREAPDSPDASEDDLYIARLWCTRSQIRSMANWGIEIASRGRPTCPQCGEPMDPAGHFCVKKNGHKH; the protein is encoded by the coding sequence ATGTCTAGAACCATTGAACTCCGCCCGGTTGACCATATCACTACCGACGCAATTGGCCCGGCGGGCCAGCGCGTCTTCTATATTCAAGCCTGGAAGGAAGAGCGCATCGTCGCCGCCATCGTTGAGAAGGTGCAGGTGCAGAGCCTGGCCGTGGCGATTGAGCAGTTCCTGGCTGAGCTGAACACCCAGCATGCCGACCTACCCAACGCCTCTGCTGATTTTGACGAAGACCTGATGCACATTCACCCGCCGGTGGACGCACTGTTTCGCGCCGCTGAGATTGGCCTGGGCTATGACCCCGAGCAGGATCTGGTGGCCGTAGAGTTGCGCGAGGCACCGGATTCGCCGGATGCCAGCGAGGACGATCTCTACATCGCGCGCCTATGGTGCACGCGCTCGCAGATTCGTAGCATGGCCAACTGGGGTATCGAGATCGCCTCGCGCGGCCGGCCCACCTGCCCGCAATGCGGCGAGCCGATGGACCCCGCGGGTCACTTCTGTGTAAAGAAGAACGGCCACAAGCATTAG
- a CDS encoding adenine phosphoribosyltransferase (Catalyzes a salvage reaction resulting in the formation of AMP, that is energically less costly than de novo synthesis), translated as MSKTYPVEVAGLTRQLPLFEVAPGVTIAILNILGDVELVRACAQALAARLATHPYDVLVSAEAKSIPLVHCLAEETGKPYVILRKNYKSYMGDAISAETVSITTNATQALYLDAKDRALVAGRRVVLVDDVVSTGSTQKGMRAVMEKAGAEVAAEAAIFTEGDAEKWAQVIALGHLPVFSS; from the coding sequence ATGAGCAAGACCTATCCGGTCGAAGTGGCCGGGCTTACCCGCCAACTGCCCCTGTTTGAAGTGGCCCCGGGGGTTACCATCGCCATTCTCAATATCCTCGGCGATGTGGAGTTGGTACGCGCCTGCGCGCAGGCGCTGGCGGCACGCTTGGCTACACATCCGTACGATGTGCTGGTAAGCGCCGAAGCCAAGAGCATTCCGCTGGTGCATTGCCTGGCCGAAGAAACTGGCAAGCCGTATGTGATCCTACGCAAGAATTACAAATCCTACATGGGTGACGCCATCTCGGCGGAGACGGTTTCGATCACCACGAATGCCACGCAAGCCCTGTACCTCGACGCCAAGGATCGCGCCCTGGTGGCCGGGCGCCGCGTGGTGCTGGTAGATGATGTCGTGAGCACAGGCTCGACCCAGAAGGGCATGCGCGCGGTGATGGAAAAAGCCGGCGCCGAGGTGGCGGCTGAGGCGGCCATTTTCACCGAGGGCGATGCTGAAAAATGGGCGCAAGTGATCGCTCTGGGGCACCTGCCGGTTTTTAGTTCGTAA
- a CDS encoding NAD(P)/FAD-dependent oxidoreductase — translation MKIAIVGAGFGGMAAAYDLARAGHQVTIFEAAGHVGGLASGFKETHWEWSLEKFYHHWFASDAHMLGLIDELGLSENVIFPRPYTVMYYNGKFYPFDSIPAALLYPGLGWGLDKIRFGLVGLYLRITNNWKPLERSTVDAWMRKWAGTRVYESMWLPLIEGKFGPFAKQVNMAWLWARLHARTTRLGTYKGGFQAFADQFAKKLKAIGVGFELRATVESVTQAGAQLELRVNGKPHQFDQVLVTTSPQLLAKLAPELSQEYLRGLLDLKSMGAVVMTLSIDRQLSAQGYYWYNIPKSAGFPFLALVEHTNYVSPEHFGGDHILYCGDYLELGHEYFALSDEQLLECFLPGIQRINPSFERSWIKKVWVHKTNYAQPVPLVNHSRNIPEIATPMPGLYFASMSQVYPWDRGTNFAVEIGRKAARLMQA, via the coding sequence ATGAAGATCGCTATCGTCGGCGCGGGCTTCGGCGGCATGGCCGCCGCGTATGACTTGGCCAGGGCTGGCCATCAGGTAACGATCTTTGAGGCGGCCGGCCATGTTGGCGGCCTGGCCTCCGGTTTCAAAGAGACACATTGGGAGTGGAGCCTGGAAAAGTTCTACCATCACTGGTTTGCCAGCGATGCGCACATGCTGGGCTTGATCGATGAGCTCGGCCTTAGTGAGAATGTCATCTTCCCGCGGCCATACACGGTGATGTATTACAACGGCAAGTTCTATCCATTTGATTCGATCCCGGCCGCGCTGCTGTACCCTGGGCTGGGCTGGGGGTTAGACAAGATTCGTTTTGGCCTGGTGGGCCTGTACCTGCGCATCACCAACAACTGGAAGCCGCTGGAGCGCAGCACCGTCGACGCGTGGATGCGCAAATGGGCGGGCACGCGCGTGTATGAAAGCATGTGGCTGCCGCTCATCGAGGGCAAGTTTGGCCCATTTGCAAAGCAGGTCAATATGGCTTGGCTGTGGGCGCGCTTGCACGCGCGCACCACGCGGCTCGGCACGTATAAGGGCGGCTTCCAGGCTTTTGCTGACCAATTTGCCAAAAAGCTAAAAGCGATCGGCGTTGGTTTTGAGCTGCGCGCCACGGTGGAGAGCGTCACGCAAGCTGGCGCCCAGCTGGAGCTGCGCGTCAACGGCAAGCCCCATCAGTTTGATCAAGTATTGGTCACCACATCCCCACAACTGCTCGCTAAACTGGCGCCCGAGCTCAGCCAGGAGTATTTGCGCGGTCTGCTCGATCTCAAGAGCATGGGCGCGGTGGTGATGACGCTCAGTATTGACCGCCAGCTCTCGGCGCAGGGCTACTACTGGTACAACATCCCCAAGAGCGCCGGCTTCCCGTTCCTGGCGCTGGTGGAGCACACCAACTATGTCTCCCCCGAGCACTTTGGCGGTGACCACATCTTGTATTGTGGCGATTATCTGGAGCTAGGCCACGAATACTTTGCACTCAGTGATGAGCAATTGCTCGAATGCTTCCTGCCGGGCATCCAACGCATCAATCCGTCCTTTGAACGCAGCTGGATCAAGAAGGTGTGGGTGCATAAGACCAATTACGCCCAGCCGGTACCGCTGGTGAACCACTCTCGCAATATCCCTGAGATTGCAACGCCCATGCCCGGCTTGTACTTTGCCAGCATGAGCCAGGTCTACCCCTGGGATCGCGGCACGAATTTTGCCGTAGAGATTGGCCGCAAGGCTGCCCGGCTCATGCAAGCATAA
- a CDS encoding histidine phosphatase family protein — MPTVLLIRHGENEYVAKGRLAGRLPGVHLNARGKAQAQALAAGLQHVKLTAIYSSPLERAVETAQPLAAANKLSIVKRKGLLESDIGQWEGKLLKTLQKDKRWAVLQNRPSVFRFPGGEGMLEQQARLVTEIEALRAMHKPKDTIACVLHADPIKLIIAHYAGMPLDQFQRLQISTASVSTLVLHEGRSMLERLNWTAPEN; from the coding sequence ATGCCCACTGTTTTGTTGATCCGCCATGGGGAGAATGAATACGTAGCCAAAGGCCGCCTGGCCGGGCGCCTGCCCGGCGTGCATCTGAATGCACGCGGCAAAGCTCAGGCTCAGGCGCTGGCCGCTGGCCTGCAGCACGTCAAGCTCACTGCCATCTACAGCAGCCCGCTGGAGCGCGCGGTCGAGACCGCGCAGCCGCTGGCCGCCGCCAACAAGCTCTCCATCGTCAAGCGCAAGGGTTTGTTGGAAAGCGACATTGGCCAATGGGAAGGCAAGCTGCTCAAGACGCTGCAGAAAGACAAACGTTGGGCTGTGCTGCAAAACCGCCCCTCCGTATTCCGTTTCCCTGGCGGCGAAGGCATGTTGGAGCAGCAAGCCCGTCTGGTAACCGAGATCGAAGCGTTGCGTGCGATGCACAAACCCAAAGATACGATTGCCTGCGTACTGCATGCTGACCCGATCAAGCTGATCATTGCTCACTATGCCGGCATGCCGCTCGACCAGTTCCAGCGTTTGCAGATTAGCACCGCTTCGGTCAGTACGCTGGTGCTGCATGAGGGCCGCAGTATGCTCGAGCGTTTGAACTGGACTGCACCCGAGAACTAA
- a CDS encoding glycosyltransferase family 4 protein, whose amino-acid sequence MNTIALLHYSAPPVVGGVESVMEHHARLLTAAGHTVRLVAGRGQPTDRRIALFKIPLMDSRHSRVLAAKQALDAGRQPAGWARLVNDIQQRLADALAGVELVIAHNVASLHKNLALTQALYQLAQQPGFGRLVLWHHDVAWGALRYNTELHPGPPWELLHTPWPNATHVTISAARQAELAALLQLPREEIRVIPNGVSPRLFYKLGRTSIGLLQRLDLLAASPLLLMPVRLTRRKNIELALHTLAALRTKMPAARLLVTGPLGPHNPANQSYFEALLRLRAELGLQAHAHFLAEHVEGFIPDEVISDFYQLADALFFPSQDEGFGIPLLEAGLAQIPVFCSAIPALQELGAQDVSYFAPDANPESVATLIYDQLQASATWRLRARVRSQYTWQQIYTHHLAPLVSP is encoded by the coding sequence ATGAATACCATCGCCCTCCTTCATTATTCTGCGCCGCCTGTGGTCGGCGGGGTGGAAAGCGTCATGGAGCACCATGCGCGCCTGTTGACCGCGGCTGGACATACGGTGCGGCTGGTGGCCGGCCGCGGCCAGCCCACCGACCGGCGCATTGCCCTCTTCAAGATCCCGTTGATGGATTCGCGCCATTCGCGCGTGCTGGCGGCTAAGCAAGCGCTGGACGCCGGCCGCCAGCCGGCTGGCTGGGCGCGCTTGGTGAACGATATCCAGCAGCGCCTGGCGGATGCGCTGGCCGGCGTAGAGCTTGTCATCGCTCACAATGTGGCCTCGCTACATAAGAATCTGGCCCTCACTCAGGCGTTGTACCAGCTAGCCCAACAACCCGGCTTCGGGCGCCTGGTGTTGTGGCACCATGATGTGGCCTGGGGTGCGCTGCGCTACAACACTGAGCTGCATCCTGGCCCCCCGTGGGAGCTATTGCACACACCGTGGCCCAACGCCACCCACGTTACCATTTCGGCGGCGCGCCAAGCTGAGCTGGCCGCTCTGCTACAACTACCCCGCGAGGAGATCCGCGTGATCCCCAACGGCGTCAGCCCGCGGCTGTTCTACAAGCTGGGCCGCACGAGCATCGGGCTATTGCAAAGGCTGGATCTGCTAGCCGCCAGCCCGCTGCTGCTGATGCCCGTGCGGCTGACGCGCCGCAAGAACATCGAGCTTGCTTTGCACACTCTGGCGGCGCTGCGCACAAAGATGCCCGCCGCACGGCTGCTGGTGACCGGCCCACTGGGGCCGCACAACCCCGCAAACCAGAGCTATTTTGAAGCGCTACTGCGCCTGCGCGCCGAGCTGGGCTTACAGGCCCACGCCCATTTCCTGGCGGAGCACGTAGAGGGCTTCATTCCGGATGAAGTCATCAGTGACTTTTACCAACTGGCCGATGCACTGTTCTTTCCAAGCCAGGATGAGGGTTTTGGCATCCCGCTTTTGGAAGCCGGCCTGGCTCAAATCCCCGTGTTCTGCTCCGCCATTCCGGCCCTACAAGAACTCGGTGCCCAGGATGTAAGCTACTTTGCGCCGGATGCAAATCCCGAGAGTGTGGCGACACTGATCTACGACCAACTACAGGCCAGCGCTACCTGGCGGCTGCGGGCCCGTGTGCGCAGCCAATACACCTGGCAACAGATCTACACGCACCATCTGGCCCCACTGGTGAGCCCATGA